The following are encoded in a window of Colius striatus isolate bColStr4 chromosome 25, bColStr4.1.hap1, whole genome shotgun sequence genomic DNA:
- the PIAS4 gene encoding E3 SUMO-protein ligase PIAS4: MAAELVEAKNMVMSFRVSDLQMLLGFVGRSKSGLKHELVTRALQLVQFDCSPEVFKKIKELYETRYAKKSSEVTQPQPQQHRAPEALSIHSSYDRGSTVARTSISTTNIDYPALYGKYLNGLGRLPPKVAKPEVRLVKLPFYTTLDELLKPTELVPQNNEKLQESPCIFALTPRQVELIRNSRELQPGVKSVQVVLRICYTDTSSPQEDQYPPNIAVKVNHSYCSVPGYYPSNKPGVEPKRPCRPINLTHLMYLSAATNRITVTWGNYGKSYSVGLYLVRQMTSAELLQRLKTIGIKHPELCKALVKEKLRLDPDSEIATTGVRVSLICPLVKMRLSVPCRAETCAHLQCFDAVFYLQMNEKKPTWMCPVCDKPAPYDQLIIDGLLSKILTECEDADEIEYLVDGSWCPIKAEKERSCSPQCPILVLGSSDVNGLLPTPNTNGENAKAPADVVDLTLDSSSSEEEEEEDEEEDDDDEGPQPKRRCSYEKGLVSAC; encoded by the exons ATGGCGGCGGAACTGGTGGAGGCGAAA AACATGGTGATGAGTTTCCGAGTCTCAGATCTTCAGATGTTGCTGGGTTTTGTTGGCAGGAGTAAAAGCGGACTTAAACATGAACTAGTCACCAGAGCTTTGCAATTGGTCCAATTTGACTGCAGCCCTGAAGTTTTCAAGAAAATTAAAGAGCTCTATGAGACTCGTTATGCCAAGAAGAGTTCTGAAGTCACACAgcctcagccacagcagcaccgGGCTCCTGAGGCACTCTCCATACATTCATCATATGACCGCGGGAGCACCGTTGCTCGGACTTCTATCTCCACTACTAATATTGACTATCCTGCTCTCTATGGGAAATACCTTAATGGACTGGGAAGGTTGCCTCCCAAAGTTGCCAAGCCTGAGGTTCGCCTGGTGAAACTTCCCTTCTATACAACTCTGGATGAGCTGCTGAAGCCGACAGAATTAG ttcCACAGAATAATGAGAAGCTTCAGGAAAGTCCGTGCATTTTTGCATTAACACCAAGACAAGTGGAGCTGATCAGAAATTCCAG GGAGTTGCAACCCGGTGTGAAATCAGTTCAGGTTGTGCTAAG AATCTGTTACACAGACACTAGTTCTCCTCAGGAGGATCAGTACCCTCCGAACATTGCAGTGAAAGTGAACCATAGTTACTGCTCCGTGCCG GGCTACTATCCATCAAACAAACCTGGAGTGGAACCGAAAAGGCCCTGTCGTCCCATCAACCTCACCCACCTCATGTACTTGTCTGCAGCGACCAATCGCATCACCGTTACCTGGGGCAATTATGGGAAG AGCTATTCCGTGGGGCTCTACCTAGTGCGACAGATgacctcagcagagctgctgcagaggttGAAAACCATTGGCATCAAACACCCAGAGCTCTGCAAAGCACTCG TGAAGGAGAAGCTACGCTTGGATCCAGACAGCGAAATCGCCACCACAGGCGTTCGAGTCTCTCTCATCTGCCCG CTAGTGAAGATGCGGCTGTCTGTCCCGTGCCGGGCGGAGACCTGTGCACACCTGCAGTGCTTTGATGCAGTCTTCTACCTACAGATGAATGAGAAAAAGCCCACATGGATGTGTCCTGTGTGTGACAAACCAGCACCCTATGACCAGCTAATCATTGATGG GCTCCTGTCAAAGATCCTGACGGAATGTGAAGATGCAGATGAAATCGAGTACCTGGTGGATGGCTCCTGGTGTCCCATCAAAGCTGAGAAGGAgcggagctgcagccctcagtgTCCAATCTTAGTTCTAG GTTCTTCGGATGTGAACGGGCTGTTGCCCACTCCCAACACCAACGGGGAGAACGCGAAGGCTCCTGCTGACGTGGTGGATTTAACACTGGACAGCTCATcctcagaggaagaggaggaggaagatgaggaagaggatGACGACGATGAGGGACCCCAACCAAAACGACGCTGCTCTTACGAGAAAGGTTTAGTTTCCGCCTGCTGA